AATGAACCAGTGGGTGTCTGCGAACCAGTTCCGGAAGGGGTGCCGATGTTTGATGGCAGCTCCGAGGTGAACATGGTggcagaggaaggggagatcAGGTGGCGGGCTTGAAGGGTTTGCATGATATTGTCCTTTAGGCCACGGATGCGCGCTCCGTTGCCGACAAAGACTAGATTTTCCCAGCAACTAGGGCGCATGTACATTTCATCAATGCCCTGTACGGTGTGgtagatggtggtgacaatCCGATCGATTTCCTTGCGGTCCGCAAACAGGAAGCGCTCTAGGCCCACCTCGATATCACGACGGACCCGGCGGGAGATGCGCTCTGTAGctggagcagcagcagggggttgagctgctgctggaggcgccgcagcatcagcagcaggttgcgcttgctctcctcctgTCTTCGCGGCAGGTTCATCGGGTTTCGTTCCTGCATCGTCAGTCGACGATGCAGGGGCAGCACCAGAATCGGCCATCTCGACGTCCTTGGACACCCCATTCTCTGCTGGAGTGGAGGCTGAGGGAGCCGGTGCTGCAGGGGGCGCAACAGGGACATCCTCAGTCACCAATTCTTCGTAGTGAAATATGGTCTTGGTTCGCTTCGAATTCGGCAGTCTGGCCTTGGCCGCAGCAGCGGCATCGGTCTCCTGCCCCTTGCCCTTTCTGCCagcctttgccttctccGCCTTGAGCTTTTCCTGTTTCGCCAAAAACTCACGGGTTTGACCGCTGACGACCAGACTGGCCACATCAAGCACGCCTTCCTCATTGACCACCTTCTCATCGCCATCGATACCCAGGTCATCATCAGCGCCCACCACAGTGGTGACAATCTTCGGTCCTTCTGTCGGCGCAGCCGATGATGTCGCTGTTCCGTTGCTGCCAGTCGCGGATCCCCCCTCTGTCGGCAGCTCCATAAGCTCCTTGGACTCGGCGGCATAAGGCAAGACCTCACAGACCGGGCTCTTCTTCAGTTGCTCCGCCATCTCATGATCAAACCCCTGCTCCTTCAGCAGCTCCATCAGCCTCTTGGTAAAGAACTCTCCGCCGCTGattccccttttcctctcctcatcagccttCTCGCTGTCCCTGACATTCCCCGGCCCAACATCATTGTGTCCAACTACCCTCCCTTCATATACACATGTAACGTCCACCTTTTCGAACCCCACATCCACCACTGTCATGTTTGGCCATTTGAGACCGTACTGTGTCGCCAATCCGCTGTGAAGCAGACACAGCGCGGGGGTCTTTGTCTTCTCAAACACGTAGCGCGAAATCACCTCGCAGTCCGCCTTTGTCCACTGCGGACTCGCCATCAGCATGATTGGTGTGTTGTGGTATGTCGTTGTCAAGGCTTGGTGAACGTGTTCGAGAAACGCCAAAAACGCCTCCATGTGCACAATGTGGCCTGCCTGAATCGGATAGATGGCCCCTTCCAGTGaatcaacatcctccacccagTCAAAATcgtcctcgccttctcccttGACACTGGCCGTGGTCTTGGGTCGCTTGTACGTGTGGAAGGGCCTAAACTGGCCCTCCACTTCTGGGTCAGGAAACATGCGAGTCGGAAACcggtgctgtggtggtgtgagcTCGTTGCATCCCATCTGAGCCAGTGTTGTCTGGGAGCCGGGGCAGATGATGAGGACCTGTTCCTCGCGCCATTTGCCAGTTGAGCCAGACATTGTATGTTGttaccccccctcctcttaATTAGATCCGAACTGTAGCTTTTTATCTTGTTCCCTTTCTTTGGCAGCAGATGGGTTCCTCTCGACCGCGGCGTGGGCTTGCGTTCTCAATGGGGGAGTGTAAACCAAGGAGCTAAGGCTGCCGGTCAACAGAATGCAAACATCCAACTCGGGTGATGGGTATCGAATTGGCGAGAACTAGAATTGGCGGTGCGTCACAAACAATATGCAAATCGCCTGCCTGGTCGAGACGTCGCAGATATTTTGATGCGCCAAAAATCAAAGCTTCG
This genomic stretch from Podospora bellae-mahoneyi strain CBS 112042 chromosome 1 map unlocalized CBS112042p_1.2, whole genome shotgun sequence harbors:
- the ARP9 gene encoding Actin-like protein arp9 (EggNog:ENOG503NWPF; COG:Z), whose translation is MSGSTGKWREEQVLIICPGSQTTLAQMGCNELTPPQHRFPTRMFPDPEVEGQFRPFHTYKRPKTTASVKGEGEDDFDWVEDVDSLEGAIYPIQAGHIVHMEAFLAFLEHVHQALTTTYHNTPIMLMASPQWTKADCEVISRYVFEKTKTPALCLLHSGLATQYGLKWPNMTVVDVGFEKVDVTCVYEGRVVGHNDVGPGNVRDSEKADEERKRGISGGEFFTKRLMELLKEQGFDHEMAEQLKKSPVCEVLPYAAESKELMELPTEGGSATGSNGTATSSAAPTEGPKIVTTVVGADDDLGIDGDEKVVNEEGVLDVASLVVSGQTREFLAKQEKLKAEKAKAGRKGKGQETDAAAAAKARLPNSKRTKTIFHYEELVTEDVPVAPPAAPAPSASTPAENGVSKDVEMADSGAAPASSTDDAGTKPDEPAAKTGGEQAQPAADAAAPPAAAQPPAAAPATERISRRVRRDIEVGLERFLFADRKEIDRIVTTIYHTVQGIDEMYMRPSCWENLVFVGNGARIRGLKDNIMQTLQARHLISPSSATMFTSELPSNIGTPSGTGSQTPTGSFTGQLPTSSSVNPLLQAATTAASLGVPGGPQGQIVGADGQLQTSHHFHSQTPTNIKLATLPTYLAEWTKNGFEEAMFLGAQVAARLAFCIHNLDPAGLEAQRSMSFSRVDYNELGPKGIRSHSMLI